The nucleotide window CAGGAATATAGACATAAAATGTATTTGGAAGGCTGTTTTATTGTAATAGGTTGACAGGACCTTATGTTCAATCAATAAAAAAACAAATGTATTAAGAAAACTTCTCTTTAACTTCATCGATCACGCCTTAAACAGATGCTGGCTGCAGGGGTAGGAAGAGATATTCTTGGATCCACTCACGTGCACTGGCTTTCCGAATACTACATGTAAATGGTTATAATGTTTCCTCAGGtatgttgatgatttttggtgtTCACATGGTAAGGGATAGGATCCTTATTGTTAGAGCCTTTTTTCTGCACTATCTTGTGGTGTAGAACCTTTAGGTGGATTTGCTGAAGGGCATTTCTTCAATTCGCTTGGAGGATATTTGAAGGATTTGGATGCTGTCGTTGAGCTATTTAGGGCTTCACAATTTATCGTACATCAAAATGAAAAATCTCTGGAGAAACATATCTCATGGACAAGTCATTTCTTGAAAAGGGGAATTATCCAACGCTACTAAATTTGCATATAAACATAAACAAAATATTATGcagaagattttttttttttaattgataaTCAGTTAGTTTCGAAGGAAATTGTcaagttctttctttctttcccgtaTTTGATTCATGTACGTACTGGAGAATGGTTGCCTTCTATAATTTTCAGGTGAATGATGCCCTTGAGTTTCCCCATTACCAAGTTTGCAGAGGTTCGTATACAGGAGAAACATAGTGAACTATGCTGTTGATGATATACGGATGcctttaaataaataatactgTATACCTGATTTGCATTCTTTGCATGCTAGTTCTTCGAGTATTGGCAACAAAGATTTCCTCAGACTAGCAGTGGAAGACTACAATGCCTGTCAATCTATGTATCGTGAAGAACTCAAACAACTGGAGAGGTAAATTTGTTTACAAAGATAGAAACCATGATGCAGTGACAAGAATTCTTATGGAGTTCCTGACTCGTAGGAGTAACATTCCCTTGTGTGAAACAGGTGGGGTCGAGAAAAACGATTGGACAAACTGAAGTTTTCCAGGCAGAAACTAGCATACTGTCACTTTTCTGCAGCTGCAACCATATGCTTTAAGGTATGCTTCTCTTCGGACCAAAAACACGGGTATCTTTGAACATAATTCATGGTACCAATTCAGGTCATGTAAACcaagaaatgaaaattttaatcgaGGAAAGGAGGAGAGAGTGCTTAGATTAGTGTTGCAGGAGAACGGCAGCATCGTGCCGAGACAATGCAAGGAATTATTCTGGAAATTGTGCAAAGTATTACATTTTACCTCACATGAGCCCACACTTGTACACCATTTGTAGATTAGCCTTTTATGTGATAGTATAGGCCAGATATGGTAAATTAACATTGCAAAATCATGGTTGATTACCTTTCTATGCCATATGGGTAAAGCAGATTACGATGGAGTGCAAATATTGAGTTTTAGGGTTCTGCAGCACTTAAAAAAAAGTATTTTTGGCTCCAAAAAGACTTTTGAAACAAAGATTCTACTAAATGAGttgttttttattgaaatttttactTTTCAGAAcggttattatttttcttatcttttaatattaaatacaataaattatttaattaaattggttaaattgtttAAACTGACAAATcaataagtttttaaaattttttaacttatATGTTTTATCTTTTCTTTCCTTCATTATTTACCATTAGCTTGCTTTGTTTTGGTCAACAAAGTCAaccttattttttttatattttagttattttatgtagttttttattggcataataataaatttaatactccaatgtttatatattttatcaatttagtcctaattctaaaataattaatattttttatacgaTGCCTACTTCAAAGCCTAAAACTCTAAACTTATAAATAAGaagaaaatatgtatttaaattacACCTAAACCCtcgttctttttattattataatcacGATAATACCaactaaattaaaattcaatccgtaccttttaaattctaaattatcTCAAGTAATTGGAGACAAAACTCTAGTATTGATATTAACAAAATTTAAGTTTTACCTTTAATTTAGTCActctacttttattttcaagaatttaattttttacttttatatttcaaagttcaacattattataattcttttattaaattcaccggtataacattttaaaatttaaaattcatttgataGTCATAAAACCTGGCCCAAACTCTAAAGGTAGTTTGAGATTGTGACCGCTCAAGTCCCAGAAATGATCTAAAAACATTTCCAGCTTTGAATGTGAAAATTCTGATCAATACTTCATAGAAAAAAAAAccccaatttttttattttattactgatatatgttttattttattaaattatattttataatttttttaaaagaatactAATTTATTGTTTAGCCTAAaacctaaaaatataaaaaacggGCCTGCATAAAACAAAAAATGACACAATAAAccttaatttaaaagaaaattttaatgatGTAAATCTTAAAAGTAAAtagactaaaaataaaaataaaaagactaaatttgaacatatgaaaaatataaagacttaaaattatatttcaatttaatttaatttttacagtaataatttcattaaaataaacattaaaaaaacaaaataatagtatatattatttattcaacaaTAGCTATAACATACACTGCCAAATCcccaaaacaaaataataaaataaaatatggccAAAGCTTGCAATATAGTTTTAAAGCAGAAAATAAAGGATTAACAATGGAGAAAAGAGAAGAAATGTAGGAAAAGATCGTGGAAAAAAAGCCGCCGCCGAAGTATCAGAATCGGAAGCCGGTGTGGAAGGAGCATTGCCGGCGACCGTAGTGATCTTCATCTTCATGCCCTGATCGCAATGGCCTAATGTTCCACAAGCGAAATAACGAGTGCCCACTTTGTTGAGTTTCACCACATCGTTGCCTGTATTTTTAGAATCCAATGATGTTCCCAGGTCGCAGTTTTTGTAAGCTGTCTCGCTTCCAAGCTCAACTACACTGTGTAACCCTGATGAGTACTTGAAAACTGTTGCACAAACATACAGTTATGCTTTGCTCATTCTCGGATCGTCACATATAACGGTAAATACGGATGATGTTAAAACAGAGAAAGAAATTGACGTACCAAGTTGGTCTCCGACTTTGAATGTTTGAGCCGAAGCCCATGAATTAAGGTCCACTGATTCTTCCCAACCTTGGCTACCTCCAACTACATGTTGAGTTGCAGAGACTTGTTTTGCTATCAATGGCAGCACAATAATTAATACAAAGAAAATTTTACACACACCCTCCATTAATCTCATTTTCTTAAGCACTTACCCTCTTTGCCTTGTTTACATCTTCCAATGATTgctatatatatacttatataaagAAAAAGAAACCTTTAAATGTTGTTGGTTGTCTCTATCACACTCTATCCATATTAACTATTTGTATCATATACTAGTatgtatttttttttcatatatttaaagGGTTTTTCGAGAATCATAttcttaaaattatataataaatgatGAAACTGGATGTGAgtacttcaagaaaaatgaagagttgaAATAACACAGTTTCATAAGATATGTAAATATACCGTATTACCCTTGGAAGCATACATAATTATAGAATGCTAGTTACTAATGGTTCAATAGATTAGGCTATTGATTATCGATTCAACCACCAGtattatttcaattaaataaaatataaaacccaGTTTAATAGCTCAATTGATTTTCTATCTCGATTCAAAGCAATCCTTTATTCAGATCATGTATTGGCTAATTCCTTGTTCGATTGACCGATCCCTTCCAGTTCCAACAACAATGCTGATTAGGGATGCCTGTAGTTATAAAAGGCAAATAAGTgtaaactttatttatttttcctggATTGCCTGCAAAGCAAAATCAAGTTGGTTAAAAGTCATAGAGACTTGGAGTTTAAACAAAGCTATGATGGTGATCATTTTCAACAATGGGATCTTTTCCTGGAAGCAAAATTATTCTAAACATAGATTATTTCATATTAAGAATGGCAGATATTTATTTTTAAGCAAAAGGTTTCTTATCATTACCACTTTAGGTTGGTATATTTGGATAACATTCATTAATTTGGTTGATAACAAACAACTTTTTCTTTAAAGCAAATAAATCCCTCTCAGCTTTGCTTCTAATTTGTCTTAAAACTtgtcaaaattttaaaagtttcgaAATATATAATCGTGTTAGACACATTCATATCTGACAATTAGTTCTGAGTTCGGGTGATATAGGATAAAGTAGTGGATACAGTTTGACATTAGGAATTTATTTGTAGAGATTTAAGCCGAGGTGAATTTTATGGAACAGAACCGTAAAACATTCAGTTCAAAATGGGCAATACCTTGCAGCATGGGTGCAGGTTTTCGCGAGCTGGTCTATAGAATGGACTTGAGACTATCAAGCAATAGCCTGAACACCCCAAACTAGATCAGAGAAAGCATCATGTCTGGCACCGCCATAGCTGATGAAAATAAGGTCATGAGGAATATCTCAGCTTGGTTATACACCTATTTCAACTTCTCATCAGCTTTATGGAGGCATAGCTTGCTATTCTCCTTGTTTTTCGGCTTAAAACGACCGTAATACGAATACACAAATTATTAACAAATCAGCTCTTACGATTATTCTTATTATTTCAGCTGAAAATGTAAAGAACAATTAAGATTTAAACAGCATTTGACTAACATAGATATAGTGTAATATACTGTAATGCTTTTTACATTGACTAGAATCCGAAAATCCTGTATATAACTGTATGATCTCCTCCCAGGACTTCATTAGATCCGATTATCTTTGTGAGCAAGATCTCCGGGACTCAAGTTCCGGGCTTCTTCAACCTACTTACTGGTAAATTGATGGAAATTAAGGCTTATATTTTACATCTGTTGCAgggctcatcttcttcctcctcTCACTAGAACTACTGCATAAAACCAAGCTAGGAAGGCAACGTTGTGCAGACCTAACAGACTTCTCCTTGAACATAAGGTTATCTCCATTTGCCGTCCTTTCACTACTGCACTGAGAATTAGCTTGAGTGACATAAGGGGTACCGTTGGCAGATTTTGGAGGTAGTATGTCTTGGATTGTTGGTTTGCATTCAAGCTTTCCGTTGGCAGTGTCCTGGTTGATCGAGGTATTTAGCTCATTAACATCTTGGTCTTCTTTAACACTGTCACGGAATAGTTCGACTAGCTTCTTTTTCTTTCCTGGGGACGCTTCCGAACATGAGCCAGCAGATCCTTCATCAATGGCCTTGTGAATTTTAGGTACCCCAATAGAGATGCTATTATGGTGAACGGGGGTATTACCTCGAGATGGAGTGAAATCTGCACACAGATGTACAACATTTGGATCGACAACAATAAACATAACCACAGAAAATGACAGCTGAAAATGAAAAACAGAAAAATGGCAATTGAGGTAGGTACCATAGTCTTATTACAGCAGGACTAAACAGATATGTCGAAATTAACTTGTAAAACATCCAATTAACTCTAACTTAACAACCTAATCTAAAATCATTATTCTTTATAAACGTCCATAGTCCGCAGTTCAGAGCTTGAGTCTCAGCCCATGACACTTCTATTACCAAAAGAAGAACTATATAGGCATAAAACTTAAGTCCATTAAGAAATAGGATAAAAGAAATGAACAGATATGGAAATTATATAAGCTTGCTAGACGAAATAACTCAAATGGTACTAATATCCTTACCACCACTGACACTTAAGAAATCGTCATCACAATCCGAATCCAAATATGCTCTGGAATCAAAAAAAGTTTCATCTTTACTACCTGCAAAACGAAAACATACTAATCATACAACACATCTAGGAATAAGATGAACTACTACATCAACATGATTTAGAGCATCACTATATACAATCATAGATTCAACATATTGGATTTCAATCTCGAAAAAGAAAAGATACAACACTAAAGCAGGGGAAAGCAGTCAAGTCCTCAatttgatgtttaaaaacataCCACATAAAAATGGTTCAATTCTAAAGCTCGACAGCGACCGTATATGATATATGAAACAACCAGACAATCACGGAAAAATGATTTGCGGTTGAAAGGATGTAATCTCTTTAATATTGTACAAACATAACAATCAAATACAAGTAGTCCTTTGATACATAGCCAACTGTATTGGACTGAATATAGATTTTCTACATATTGAAAGGACCACAACAACATAACCCAAAATATGTTTATCttgtgagttttttttttttttttttatatccaTCTTAATGTCAATTTATTAACAGTAAAATATCCAGAAGAATAGCCTTAAAGAGTGGTCCATCCATTGACTAGCTTTCCTTACACCAAGGGCTGCTAAATCTACCACATGATGTATTGCTCAAAATgtggaaaaataaagagaaaatggGCCCTCATCAACATGCATATTTCCAAAAACCAGACAATTTGTCAATTACAGAAGTTTAATCCTGAGTGATTAATTAATGAACAAATTAAAGCTACTGCTAAAATTTAAGCTAAGAAAGGGTCTAAATCATCTATGAAAGAGAAGGGTTTCCTAAAATTTAAGCTAAGAGTGATATAAGAGCTTGCACCAAAAATAGCGATACTTGATTAAgccaaaaatctaaaaaaatgagggaaaaaaaacccagaaatttgataaataaaaatcatatttataTCATAATCAACAGAGTCAAAAACCAATTTCATTAGGTATAAGTTCATGGCAAaacattaataaaaatcaatcatatcatcaaaGCAAAGCATCATCAATAGACACAAATGAAGGGAACTCAATTGAAGGGACAAAAAAAGACTAAAAAGGTTCCCTTTGCCTCATAaccaagaaaactaacttcaaAAATGGTTTGAAATaaaaaccaaaaaagaaaaacccaGTTATCTAAATCTTTAAAAGTAGAGAAAGAATGAGAATTGTGAGTAAAATCACCATTGACAGCATCAGATTTCTCTTTAACAGGTGAAGGTGGGATGATGATATTGTCTGTTTTAGACCCTAAAGAAAGTCCAACTTTCATGGCTGACTCTTGGGAGCTTTTATGTACTGATGCACATGAACCCATCTCTCTTTCCCCTTTAAATTTTGGGTATCTCCAACCCTTTAGAATCCCAACATAAAAGATGaaacttttcttcttcttcttggctATGAGACTGCAACAACCCCAAAAGGTATAaatgagagagagaaagagaataTAACCTTTTATTGGCGTTATGCCAACGGAGTAGACAATGGGAATGGAGCATAGCAATAAACCATTGCAATGCATGAAAAGAGTTCCTTTTTCTTTATtaaattctttttcttttgtggTTATATTCTacaattagtccctatactttactaaaattttgaatttagtctctatacttttatttgaccatttttagttttttacttttcaaatttcaatcaTCAGCAAagataattgttaaattcattaaattaaattttctatttccaAAATATAATAcaacaaacatattatcatatgtgtaatgtcAATATCAACTTGTTATTTCTATATATTATTCACTAAACATCAAGTTATGGATTAATGTCATCATTTACTTCAAAACTGAAATTTGAAAACTCAAAAAGTATAAggatttaaaatgattaaattggagCATATGGGCTAAATCTATAATAATATCGTCGTACAAAACTAGTAATTAAATTTAACCATTACTATTTGGGTCGaactaatatttaaaattttgaaaagtataaggactaaaattgaatacttcgaaaaatataaagattaagtTTGTTTAAATTAAAGTATAGGAACTTTCATAAAAAACCAACTACTAATAGCTTAATTAGACCTTGTtggactaaaatataaaaaataaattcattATGTCAATTTAAGTTATTTAACCACttaagaattttaaaagatattttaacAATTTGTTTTTTATAAAGCTGTTAACAATAtcgtttttttttaaatcttaaaaATCCAATAATCCTTTTAAAATAAACTTTTGTTCGTTTCTTAATTAGCCATATGGTGAGAGTTTGTCGTGAATAAaatctttttactttttttatttaagtaaatttttatttaattacaaattAAAAAGTTTATACATCATATTTATTGTCTTCAAAACTCCACTAACCATTAACAGTTTCAATCTTGAAAAGTAAGTAGCTGTTCGTCGACTTCTTAATCTGAATCTATTTTGAgtgtattttaaaat belongs to Gossypium arboreum isolate Shixiya-1 chromosome 7, ASM2569848v2, whole genome shotgun sequence and includes:
- the LOC108485379 gene encoding mavicyanin-like yields the protein MRLMEGVCKIFFVLIIVLPLIAKQVSATQHVVGGSQGWEESVDLNSWASAQTFKVGDQLVFKYSSGLHSVVELGSETAYKNCDLGTSLDSKNTGNDVVKLNKVGTRYFACGTLGHCDQGMKMKITTVAGNAPSTPASDSDTSAAAFFPRSFPTFLLFSPLLILYFLL
- the LOC108471490 gene encoding uncharacterized protein At3g27210-like isoform X2 gives rise to the protein MIVYSSKDETFFDSRAYLDSDCDDDFLSVSGDFTPSRGNTPVHHNSISIGVPKIHKAIDEGSAGSCSEASPGKKKKLVELFRDSVKEDQDVNELNTSINQDTANGKLECKPTIQDILPPKSANGTPYVTQANSQCSSERTANGDNLMFKEKSVRSAQRCLPSLVLCSSSSERRKKMSPATDVKYKP
- the LOC108471490 gene encoding uncharacterized protein At3g27210-like isoform X1, with the translated sequence MGSCASVHKSSQESAMKVGLSLGSKTDNIIIPPSPVKEKSDAVNGSKDETFFDSRAYLDSDCDDDFLSVSGDFTPSRGNTPVHHNSISIGVPKIHKAIDEGSAGSCSEASPGKKKKLVELFRDSVKEDQDVNELNTSINQDTANGKLECKPTIQDILPPKSANGTPYVTQANSQCSSERTANGDNLMFKEKSVRSAQRCLPSLVLCSSSSERRKKMSPATDVKYKP